The Rhodospirillaceae bacterium sequence GCAGCCGTCTGAACCTTTGCGTGATGCGTCCACCGTTATCTTCTTTTGGGCTTACCCTATTCGATGACCTTGATGACGACCCCGGCACCAACGGTGTGGCCGCCCTCGCGAATGGCAAAGCGCAGACCCTCGTCCA is a genomic window containing:
- a CDS encoding elongation factor Tu; the encoded protein is DEGLRFAIREGGHTVGAGVVIKVIE